The genome window CCACCTGCCGGGCCAGGGGCTCTACGGCCCGGAAGTGGCCAAGGGCGCGCGGTTCCTCGTGGCGGCGACCCGGCCGGACGGGTACGTGGTGGGCCCCCGGGGCGGCAACATGTATTGCCACGGGATGGCGACCCTGGCGCTGGCGGAGCTTTGGGGCACGACGGGCGACGAGGAGATCCGTCCCGCCCTCGAGAAGGCGGTGGAACTCATCGTCCGGTCGCAGCACCGGGAGGGCGGCTGGAGGTACGATCCGGCGCCTTCGGGGCACGACATCTCGGTGACGATCATGCAGGTGATGGCGCTGCGGGCGGCCAAGAACGGCGGGCTGCACGTCCCGGACGCGACGCTCGAGAAGGCGCTCGCGTACATCGGGCGCTGCTACGACGCCAAGAGCGGCGGGTACACCTACCAGCCCGGCAGCCGCGAGCCGGGCTTCGCGCGGACGGCGGCGGGGGTGTGCGTCCTCCAGCTCGGGGGCCGGTACGACGCGCAGGAGATCCGGCGGGCCGTGGAGTATCTTCTCAAGAACGCGGACGACAAGAAGCACTTCTGGTACGGCCAGTACTACGCCGCGCACGCGCTGCACCAGGTGGGAGGCAAGGACTGGGAGCAGTGGTACGAGCGGATCAAGGGGCGGCTTCTTCCCAAGCAGCAGGCCAACGGCTGCTGGTCGAGCGGAAGCCTCGGCAGCGACGACGGAGCCGGTCCGGTCTATCAGACGGCCATCGCCGTCATCATTCTTTCCACGCCGCTGGGTTACCTTCCGATTTTCCAGAGCTGAACGCCGCGCCGTTCCCGTTGGAGCTCCCGTTCGTCCCGCGCTTGGGCAGCGCGCGGGCCTCCATGACGAAAAGCGGCGGGATGTGGAAGGGCTCGACCGTGAGGGACACGCGGGGGAAGACCTCGTCCAGATATCGCTTCAGGTGGCCGGAGCTCTGGTACACGAGGAACGCCCCGTGCGCGTCCAGGACCGCGCGCGTGTCCCGGAGGATGGCGCGCTTGTCCGTCTCCGAATAAAGCGAGAAGGGGATCCCGGAAAGCACGTAGTCGACCCGTTCCACGCCCGCCTCGCGGAGCACCTCCCGGACGTTCTCGGCGCTGTCCCAGAAGACGCTCGCCCGGGGGTCGCGCAGCCTGCGCAGCAGGCGCACGAAGTCCGGGTTGCGCTCGATGAGAATCAGCCGCGACCCGGCGGGGAGCCGCTCGAGGAGCATGCGGGTGAACGGCCCCGTGCCGGGCCCGTACTCGACGACCACCCGCGGGCGCGAAAAATCGATCCGATTGCAGATCCGGCGGACGAGATAGGCGGAGGTGGATTTGACCGAGGCGATGCGGTAGTCGCGGAGGAACTCGCGCAGGAGGAAGAGCTTCTCCGGGAACGAGTTCCGGCGCGATCCGTTTTCGGAGTGCTCCATAACGCTTCCCTTGGGCGACCTCCGCCGGGGACGGACAGGGAACCTCCGGCGTCTGGATAAAAGGCTGTGAGTTGGAGGTCTTTCCGTCAATCAAATTCCGCCTCAGTCCCGCCGGATGACGCCGCAGGCGATCCGCCCGCCGGAGTCGCCGGAGGGCTGGCTCGTTCCGTCGTCGGGCTTCTCGTGCAGGACGAGCGAGGTGCCGCCGGGCCGCAGGAGGGAGTGGCGCCCCGGCCCCAGCGTCACGTGCGGCGCCAGGAGGAGCGCCCGCGCGCGGCGGTCCTCCCCGACCGTGACGTTGGGGAGGTCTCCCGCGTGCGGCCCGTCCGGATGGAGCAGTCCGTGCTTGCGGCCGAACGGGTTGAAGTGGTCCCCGGCGCTGCGGAACTCGGGGGGCCGGCACTCGCCGGTCTCGTGAATGTGCACGGCGTGGACGCCCGGAGGCAGGTCCGCGATCCGCAGGTCGATCCAGACGCCCCGCTCGTCTTCCCGGAAGAGAGCCTGTCCCACGAGCTTCCCCCGGGCGTCCAGAAGATCCGCGCGCGCGGTCCGGGGCGGTTCCGGGGGTTCCTGGGGGAGCTCTTCGCGCTCGCAGGCGGCCAGAAGGGCCGCCGCGCAGAAAAGGCCGGCGCCGGGGGCGTTTTTCACCGCGCGTTCCCGGGACCGCTCACTCGGCGACGAAGGCGGAGGGGTTCTCCTGGAAGCGCGTCATGCACGCGTCGGAGCAGAAATGATACTCGCGGCCGTGCACCGTGGCCTTGCGGGGCGTGGTTCGATCGACGAACATGCCGCAGACGGGGTCCTTGACCTGGTCTTTCATGGGCGGCTCCTTCAGGCTTCCGTCCCGATGAGCCGTTCCGGACGCCCCCCGTTACGGGAGGAGGAGATACCGGCCCCCCGTGCGCTCCGCCAGGCTCCGCAGCATGGGCGCCTCCGCCCCGAGCCGCACGGCGTGGAAGACCGGCCGCAGCGGGCGCGCGCGCCGGGCCACGACCCGGCCCACGAGCTCCTCGTCCACGACGCGACCCACCGTGGGGCGCCCGTCGGAAAGAAGCACGATCGTGTCGGCCCCTTCCTCGCGCAGGATTCCCGAGTCGGGGTTCCCGACCCAGAGCAGCGCCTTCTCGAGCGCTCCGTAGAGATCGGTCCCGCGCGCGTCCGGGGCCTGGCGGTCCACGAAATCGGCGGCGTCGCGCCGCGCGTGGGCGTCGAGCGGACGCAGAGTCCCCGCGAAGGAAGAAACGCCGGCTCCGAAGAAGAGGATGTTGACGCGGGTCCCGTCCGGCAGGGCGCCCAGCAGCCGCTTGAGCTCCCGCCGCGCGGCCTCGAAGCGTCCTTCTTCGCGCATGCTGAGGGAGCGGTCGAGGACGAAGCACACGCGCGACGAGGCCACGGGCACGTCGTAGAACGCCGTCGTCACGCCCGGGCGGGGGGAAGGATCGCCGGCGGCGCCTCCGCTTTCCCGCCGGGCGCGCCAGGCGTGGACGTCCGGCGGGAG of Planctomycetota bacterium contains these proteins:
- a CDS encoding prenyltransferase/squalene oxidase repeat-containing protein, which encodes MKALAGAFFLGILFGGRVASAGDGLDEPTRKATAKALEWLASQQHADGSWGDGRYPHNTAITSFALLAFLSQGHLPGQGLYGPEVAKGARFLVAATRPDGYVVGPRGGNMYCHGMATLALAELWGTTGDEEIRPALEKAVELIVRSQHREGGWRYDPAPSGHDISVTIMQVMALRAAKNGGLHVPDATLEKALAYIGRCYDAKSGGYTYQPGSREPGFARTAAGVCVLQLGGRYDAQEIRRAVEYLLKNADDKKHFWYGQYYAAHALHQVGGKDWEQWYERIKGRLLPKQQANGCWSSGSLGSDDGAGPVYQTAIAVIILSTPLGYLPIFQS
- a CDS encoding NAD-binding protein; its protein translation is MEHSENGSRRNSFPEKLFLLREFLRDYRIASVKSTSAYLVRRICNRIDFSRPRVVVEYGPGTGPFTRMLLERLPAGSRLILIERNPDFVRLLRRLRDPRASVFWDSAENVREVLREAGVERVDYVLSGIPFSLYSETDKRAILRDTRAVLDAHGAFLVYQSSGHLKRYLDEVFPRVSLTVEPFHIPPLFVMEARALPKRGTNGSSNGNGAAFSSGKSEGNPAAWKE
- a CDS encoding superoxide dismutase family protein, with the protein product MKNAPGAGLFCAAALLAACEREELPQEPPEPPRTARADLLDARGKLVGQALFREDERGVWIDLRIADLPPGVHAVHIHETGECRPPEFRSAGDHFNPFGRKHGLLHPDGPHAGDLPNVTVGEDRRARALLLAPHVTLGPGRHSLLRPGGTSLVLHEKPDDGTSQPSGDSGGRIACGVIRRD
- a CDS encoding YHS domain-containing protein, yielding MKDQVKDPVCGMFVDRTTPRKATVHGREYHFCSDACMTRFQENPSAFVAE